One window from the genome of Scyliorhinus torazame isolate Kashiwa2021f chromosome 3, sScyTor2.1, whole genome shotgun sequence encodes:
- the med28 gene encoding mediator of RNA polymerase II transcription subunit 28 isoform X1 — MAASLPGMFSHPPQNPPPPPPGPGPPAPTGAGLAAAPPRTPSTLVDELEASFEACFASLVSQDYVNGTDQEEIRTDYIAILDNHVCGVEQCIQKFLDVARQTECFFLQKRLQLAVQKPEQVIKEDVSELKNELQRKEALIQKHLSKLRHWQQVLEDINVQPKKSTDLAQGPLAYLEQASANIPAPLKQT, encoded by the exons ATGGCCGCCTCACTCCCGGGGATGTTCTCACATCCACCGCAAAATCCGCCTCCACCGCCTCCCGGACCCGGACCGCCGGCACCCACCGGGGCCGGCCTTGCTGCAGCTCCCCCAAGGACTCCAAGCACTCTTGTAGACGAGCTTGAGGCTTCATTTGAG GCATGCTTTGCATCGCTGGTCAGTCAAGACTATGTGAATGGAACTGATCAAGAAGAAATTCGAACAG ATTACATTGCAATCCTGGACAACCATGTCTGTG GTGTAGAGCAATGCATCCAAAAGTTTTTGGATGTCGCCAGACAAACAGAGTGTTTCTTTCTGCAGAAAAGGCTGCAGCTTGCTGTACAGAAACCCGAACAAGTCATCAAAGAG GATGTTTCAGAATTGAAAAATGAGCTACAGCGAAAGGAAGCCTTGATCCAGAAACACCTGAGCAAGTTGCGCCACTGGCAACAAGTCTTGGAAGATATTAATGTGCAGCCCAAAAAATCAACAGACCTAGCTCAGGGACCTTTGGCCTATCTTGAACAAGCATCTGCAAATATCCCAGCTCCACTAAAGCAAACATGA
- the med28 gene encoding mediator of RNA polymerase II transcription subunit 28 isoform X2, whose protein sequence is MAASLPGMFSHPPQNPPPPPPGPGPPAPTGAGLAAAPPRTPSTLVDELEASFEACFASLVSQDYVNGTDQEEIRTGVEQCIQKFLDVARQTECFFLQKRLQLAVQKPEQVIKEDVSELKNELQRKEALIQKHLSKLRHWQQVLEDINVQPKKSTDLAQGPLAYLEQASANIPAPLKQT, encoded by the exons ATGGCCGCCTCACTCCCGGGGATGTTCTCACATCCACCGCAAAATCCGCCTCCACCGCCTCCCGGACCCGGACCGCCGGCACCCACCGGGGCCGGCCTTGCTGCAGCTCCCCCAAGGACTCCAAGCACTCTTGTAGACGAGCTTGAGGCTTCATTTGAG GCATGCTTTGCATCGCTGGTCAGTCAAGACTATGTGAATGGAACTGATCAAGAAGAAATTCGAACAG GTGTAGAGCAATGCATCCAAAAGTTTTTGGATGTCGCCAGACAAACAGAGTGTTTCTTTCTGCAGAAAAGGCTGCAGCTTGCTGTACAGAAACCCGAACAAGTCATCAAAGAG GATGTTTCAGAATTGAAAAATGAGCTACAGCGAAAGGAAGCCTTGATCCAGAAACACCTGAGCAAGTTGCGCCACTGGCAACAAGTCTTGGAAGATATTAATGTGCAGCCCAAAAAATCAACAGACCTAGCTCAGGGACCTTTGGCCTATCTTGAACAAGCATCTGCAAATATCCCAGCTCCACTAAAGCAAACATGA